Within Streptomyces roseirectus, the genomic segment GGCCTGTTCGTCCTCGCCCTCGCCTGGTACATACACACCCGCGTCGAGGAGACTCCCGAATTCCGGGCGGCGGAACAGAAGTTGGCCGAACAGGAGAAGTCCGAACAGGGCTCCCCGCTGCGCACGGTCCTACGCCACCACCTCGGCACCGTCCTCCTCGCCGGCGGCTCCTTCGCCGTCAACACCGCGACGTTCTACATCCTGATCACCGGCGTCCTCGACTACACGACCCGCGACCTCGACATGAAACGCGGCGCGGTCCTCACCGTCTCCCTCTGCGTCAGCCTCACCCAACTCGTCCTGATCCCCGCCTCGGCCGCCCTCTCCGACCGGGTCGGCCGCATCCGGATCTACGCCCTCGGTGCGGCCGGCATCGCCCTGTGGGCCGTCCCGATGTTCCTGCTCATCGACACCGGCTCGCTGCTGTGGCTGGCCGTCTCGACCTTCGTCGCCGGCTGCTTCCTCAGCATCATGTACGGACCCCAAGCGGCCCTGTTCGCCGAGCTGTTCACCCCCGAGATGCGCTACACCGGCGCCTCGCTCGGCTACCAGATCGCGGCGGTCGCGGGCGGCGGACTCGCCCCGTTCGTGATGGTGCTGCTCCTGGAGACGACGGGGACGTCGATGTCGGTCTCGGCGTACATCATCGGCCTCGCCGTGATCGCGCTGCTCTCCATCAAGGTCCTTGCGGACCGGGCCCGTTCACGCTGATCCGGGCGAACTGGGCCGCGAGGCCGTCCAGCAGCGCCGTCAGCCCGGTCTCGAAGGCCCGCTCGTCGATCGTCTCCTGCCGCTCGGCCAGCAGATGGGCCTGGCCGAGGTGCGGATAGTCGCCGGGGTCGTACGCGGCGCGGTCCTCCACGAAGCCACCCGCGAACGACCCCAGCGCGGAGCCCATCACGAAGTACCGCATCAGCGCCCCCACGGACGTCGCCTGCGCGGGAGGCCAGCCCGCCCGGACCATCGCCCCGTACACCGCGTCCGCGACCCGTAGTCCCGCAGGTCTACGACCCGGACCCCGGGCCAGTACCGGGACGATGTTGGGGTGGTCGCGCAGGGCGGCCCGGTAGGACATCGCCCAGTCGTACAGGGCGGTGCGCCAGGGGCGGCCGTCCTCGAACATCGACAGGTCCACCCGCGCGCTCACCGAGTCGGCGACCGCCTCCACGATCTCGTCCTTGGTGGCGAAGTGGTTGTACAACGACGGCCCGCTGACGCCGAGTTCGGCGGCGAGCCGGCGGGTCGACAGCGCGTCGAGCCCTTCCGCGTCGATCAGCTCCCGGGCCGCCTCGACGATCCGTCCGGTGCTCAGCAGGGGCTTGTGCGGTCGGGCCATGGCGCTCATAGTAGGGCTGCGCCAGAAAACTAGCAGTGATAATTTACCCTTACAGGAATCGCCGCATGAATCTGGAACTCACCGAGGAACAGACCGCCGTCCAGCGGCTCGCCCGGGACTTCGTCGACCGCGAGATCACCCCGCACGTCCGCGACTGGGACCGCGCCGAGGCCGTCGACCGGGGCATCGTCAAGAAGCTCGGCGAGGTCGGCTTCCTCGGCC encodes:
- a CDS encoding MFS transporter, with the protein product MDTFPTAHPRTTPGSKASHRRVATAAALASAVEWYDYFVFGIAAALVLGDLYFPSGSSTAGILAAFATFAVGFLARPIGGIVAGQLGDKRGRKPMLVLALTLMGLATTGIGLLPTYDTIGVAAPILLVLLRVVQGVAVGAQWGGAMLLATEYAPEGKRGIYGSFVQLGVPIGVVSANSVFLLAGAFTSESAFEAWGWRVPFVIGLFVLALAWYIHTRVEETPEFRAAEQKLAEQEKSEQGSPLRTVLRHHLGTVLLAGGSFAVNTATFYILITGVLDYTTRDLDMKRGAVLTVSLCVSLTQLVLIPASAALSDRVGRIRIYALGAAGIALWAVPMFLLIDTGSLLWLAVSTFVAGCFLSIMYGPQAALFAELFTPEMRYTGASLGYQIAAVAGGGLAPFVMVLLLETTGTSMSVSAYIIGLAVIALLSIKVLADRARSR
- a CDS encoding TetR/AcrR family transcriptional regulator, with the protein product MARPHKPLLSTGRIVEAARELIDAEGLDALSTRRLAAELGVSGPSLYNHFATKDEIVEAVADSVSARVDLSMFEDGRPWRTALYDWAMSYRAALRDHPNIVPVLARGPGRRPAGLRVADAVYGAMVRAGWPPAQATSVGALMRYFVMGSALGSFAGGFVEDRAAYDPGDYPHLGQAHLLAERQETIDERAFETGLTALLDGLAAQFARISVNGPGPQGP